The region TGAAGAGGGCATCGTAAACTGTAATTCCCTTTTCAAGGGCTACCTTGAAGGCTTCATCGAGATATTTTGAGTTTTCCTCAACCTTAAGGGCCCCACTTGTGACGAGCTCCATGACACCCTCAAAGAGCTCCTCAGCCTTTTCTTTCTCAATCGTCTCCATCTTTACAGCGTGCTTCCAGAGGACGTTGGCAGTCTCAACGAGGAGCAACTCGACGGTAACGGGCTCTTCCTCGGGCCGAAGGTAGGGAACCACCCCCTCCCAGCCCTCCTCCTTGAGGAGGAACTTTGAGAATGCCGAGGTGTCAATGACTCTCACGGTCATCCCTCACGAGCCGCTTTGAAGTACCCTCCGGGACACCGGGAAGGGATTCAACGAGATGGAGGAGCCTCTCAAAGGCCTCCCTCTTTTTCTCCTCCTCTATGCGCTCGGCTATGAACTCCCTTATCTCGGCACTCCAGTTTACCTTTCCCCGATACCTTTCCATCTCCTTCTTGAGCTCCTCTGGAATCCGGACGGTCACAACTGCCGAGCCCATGTAGTTCACCATTAGAGTTTTTCGTATTACAAGACTTAAGATTTTCGTATGACATACTCGGGGTTAAACAAAAGACTCGGAGGGTTTCTCATGGCTGCCCGTCTTCGGGTCAAGTGGTCAGAGAACGGAAAGGGTTAAGAGCTTTGACGTGAAGTTCCCACCATGGGGGAAGTGGAGATCGTGATAAAGGTGCCCGAAGGGGTTGATCCCGAGGATATCGTCGCGAAGGCGAAGGCATTAGCGGAGTGGGAGCGAATACTCAAGGCGGCGGAGAAGAGAAAGAGGGAACTAGCGCTCCAAATGGCCGAAAAGCTGAAGGGAAAGGCTGAAGAATTCGAAGAACTGGTGGCGGAGGGTTACTTGGTTGATATACGTTGACGCAAACATCATCTATAATGCCCTTGTGGAAACCGAGCTTACTGGTTATGCCCTCAAGGCATTGAAATTCGAGGGGAAAGTTACCTCGTGGACTGCAATAAACGAGGTAGTTTACACGCTGTTCAGGAAAATGGCTGAAAAAGAGGGCTTCAGGACGATATACTCCATCAAGGAAATGCCCAGAGACCTACGGAAGGGATTACTTGACAAAGCCTACCTGACGGTGGAGAGATTTCTTCTGGAGAAAGGGATAACCTCAATTCCCGAACCGCATAACGAGTACGTGGCGCACCAGATTTCCGTTGAGTATGGACTGTTGCCAGCTGATGCCATGATACTCGCCACTGCATTGAGTCACGGAATAGACAAGATCGCCACGCTGGACAGGGACTTTGAAGCCGTGAAGGGGATAATCACGCTCCTGCCGGAGGAGTATTGGGAAGTTTAGAGGCTTTTCAGAGACATCCAAAAGTCAGTGCCTACTTCTTCAGTATCTTCACCCTCGCCGTTTCAAGGTGCGGCTTCAACTCCCTGTGCATCTTCTCCAGCACTTCTTTCTTGATCAGGTACTTGTCCTCCACTCCCCACGCCCGCTTGTTCTCTATCAAATACTCCGGGTTCCCAAGGGTTCTCTCTATCGCCTCCTGAGTCCTGTCCAGTACGTCCCTCTCCACCACCAGTATCGTTCTTGCGTCCAGGTAGTCCAGTTCACCCCTCTTGACCCTCTCTGCCAGCGCTTTAATATCCTCTAACATCCCCGCCGCATGCTCCCTTACCAATGGGAGCATCTTCGGATCAATGTGCCTTTCCTCCAATGGTACTATCGTTCCCTTCATCCAGTTCTTCTCCACCAGTTCCGCCGCCTTCTCCGCCACGTGCTTCTTCGCCAGAACCTTCTCCCTGAGGTTCCTCAGCTCCGCCGCTGGAACTCCACCGTATATCCTTGCCGGCGTCGACTCCTTCAGTGCACGTATCTGGTTCTCCAACCAAACAGCCGTCGCCAGCCGAGATGCCACGACCTTTACCTCCTCCGGCACCCCCTTCGCTCTCAGCTCTTTTTCTACTTGCTTCTGGACTTGCTTGAACTTAGCTGGTGGTTTCTGCTTACCTTTCCTTGTTTTTCTATCCCTTTTTGCAACCTCGTGGCGATATGGCTCAGTGCCGAGCGCCTCTGCAACAGCCACTTTTAACTGCCACCACTTTTCGAAAACATCTGGAGCAACTTTTTCCAAATAACTGTCTTCTGCCTCCTTGTCTGATGCGTATGCGGATAGGTGGCTTGTCGCTTTCACTATTTTATCCTCCTCTCTTATCGGGTCCAGTCCGAGGAGTATTGACGAGTATTCCTTTATAGCCCTCACAATTTTTACTAAATCTTCTTTAACCTCTGAGGGATCGCGTATTCTGCCCCTTTTTGCTAGGTGTTTTGCTATATCTTCCGCAAATTTTTCTTCATCAATTTTGCTGGGATGGTCTTCGTTTCTTTTCAATGAGTTTTCAATGGCGACCATCACAGCGTACCCTATTTCTGCATCGTACATACTGTCTAATCTTTTATTTGACATTTTTTTTGCAATGACGTACGGAAGGATTTGTCTCGCGAGTTCGTGGGCAATGAGTGTGGGCTTTTTTCATCATATGCCATTTTCTCGTGTGCAGGGCTCATTGATTTCTTGTAAAGCGAGTCAATTATTTCGTCTTTGACGTCCTCCCCAGTGATTTTTTTAACGTATCTTTTATGCTTCCGTTTATCGGAGTACTGTAGCCCAGGAACCTACTTACCCACCATACGGGAACCCCTAACTCTGCTGCAACTTCTTCATGTGTTTTTTTCTTCTTCCCTTTTCCAAATAATCCCATGATTTCACCCCGCTTTAATATTTGGGTTTTGGACATTTTGTATTTGTTGTGAGATATTTCCCGAAGATACAAGTATGTAACCCATCCCTGCGCGAATAGTGCAGATATTTCCAACATCATAAATATCCACTTTTAGTGTGTCTACTGGCACGTACGTCGCTAAGAATGTCGTTGCTCCAACGACTGCACCTGTTATCTGACCTATTGTGCTGCACATGCTTAGTTTGGAGGATCTCTTTTCGAGCTCTTTGTATTCTTTTTGAACTTCTTCTGCAGCAGCTTTTATTGCTCCTTCTTGTTTTCGTATCTCTTGCAACGCCATGTCTATTGCGGCTTTACATCTTTTGGGATCGCCTCCTTGGTAGCATGTGTTCGAAATTTGCTCAAGGGACTTCCCTATCACTTCAGCTGCATCGCCTTGGCCTCCGAGTTCCAATATTTTCTGTATTTTTGATAGGTTACCAGTAAGTTCGCTAATTTTTTCCAAGCTCTTTGGGCCTACTGATGTAGTTCCTACTACGATACTCTTTCCACTCGTACTCTCCAGGGTTTCGAGGATCCCTGTTGTACCTTCCAATATTTTTCCACCTGTACCCATGGCTCGCTCGAGTTCTAATATTCTAGAAGTTGCCCTTGTATATCTTATATAGTCCACACCTGTGGCCGATGCGATACCCAATACTGGTACAGTTCTTGCAATCCCTGGCTGCTCTGTTGGGAATAGTTTAAGGCTTATATAGTTGGATGCTGCAGCAAGTGCGGGTCCAGCCCAGCAGGCTAGTGAGCCCTTTGCAACATCTGTCACCGCTTGCCATGCAGTCATCCCTGCTGTTAGGAATCCCACAACTCCAGCACAGGCCAGTGTTGTACCCATGCATGAAAAACCCCACGCCAAGTATGCAGGGTTTAGCGGATTTGTTAGTTGTTCCATTCTTTTCTCGTATTTTGCTTTGCCGTAATCTGAGATACATTCTGATCCGTTCATTGACAGGGTTATGTTGTAATTGCTATAGCTGTCTATTCCTCTTTCCGTGACGTAATTAGAAATATCTGAACATGTCTTTTCCTTCCACTCCTCTGCATCCTCCACCCACACCGCCGGCTCTTCGCCTTCAAACCTGATCTCGAAGGCACACTCCGTTGCATCAGAACTGCTCTTGGCGCAGAACGTGTTGTCCGTAACGGTCCAGTAGTATCCGCCCACCTTATCGCTTGCTGCTCCCTTCTCCCCGCCGATGTTGTTCCTCGCTTTGCACGGATCATCACTACCGAGGGCCGCTGCAAGGACGGACCTCTTCACCTCTTCCCTCACCTCATCAAGCTCAACGTGCTTGTATGTCTTTGAAGTCTGTATTTTCACCATGCGAGCATCAGGCATGACAGCAGTGGACAGCATTGAAGAAAAATACGCTCAACACCATAAAAGGTTTTTCCGCCCGAGCGCAGGTTGATGCACAATCAAAACTCCAATCCAGAGTCAAAATGCTCCCTCTGACCTTTTGGCCCAGAAAAAACTAACAGTCCAAAGGATTGAGTGCTTGAAAAATTCCTGTTGTAGTCTACCATGATAGGATAAAAAGCCATCGTTCTATGCTGTTCCGTTCGTATTGAGGACCAACCCATCAATCACAACCCTTTTAACTAGCGGGGTGATAGTATACTATCGGGGTGGTAGTTTGTACTTCGACGAGAGGCCCAAGAGCAGGAGGGAGGATCTGTACGACAGGGAAAAAGAGCTTAAAGAGATGCTAACCTCGATCGAGCATCAAAAACCTTTAGTAGTTCTCAAAGGTATTCGAAGGCTCGGGAAGACCTCCCTCCTTAGGGTTGCCCTCAACGAGGCCAACGTCCCCCATGTAATAGTCGACCTCCGCGGGGTGAACCCGAACTCAAGGCGCGACCTCTACCTCCGCTTCCAGAGCGCTCTCAACGAGTATCTCTCAAAAAACGCTCCCCTCTTCGCGAGGCTGAAGGATAAGCTGAAGCTCATAGACGGTGTGAGCCTTTCGGGAATCGGCGTCTCGCTCTCGTGGAAGAACCCGGAGACGCTGTACTCCCTAATCTCGGCACTCGAAGGCGAGGGCTTTGTGATAGCCTTCGATGAGGTTCAGGAAGCGAGGGGGCCGGCCGGAAAGGAGCTCGCCTCGCTGATAGCCCACTTCTACGACTATGGCGAGACCACGTTTATACTGACCGGCTCCGAAATCGGGCTTCTCTACGACTTCCTCGGCGTTGAAAACCCAGAGGCACCCCTCTACGGGAGGGTCTTCCACGAGATAGGGCTTTCAAGGTTTTCAAGGGAGCAGAGCCTGGACTTTCTCAGGAAGGGCTTTGAACAGGCAGGCGTTGATGCCCCGGAGGAGATTCTGGAAAAGGCCGTTGACAGGCTTGATGGCATAGTCGGCTGGCTCGTGGAATTTGGAGTAGTTTCGCTCAGAGAGGGCCTCAGAGAGGAGGTTATCGGTAAGGTTCTTGAAGAGGCCTCAAAGCTCGCTTTAGCTGAACTTGAGCGCTTCCTTGAAAAGAGACCGCTGGCGAGGAGGCGGTATCTAACGATTCTTAGGGCGATAGCTTTAGGCAAAAACACATGGAGCGAGCTGAAGAGGGAGCTCGAAGGGAAGGAGAAGAGGGAAATAGAGGACGCCACAGTGGCGAGGCTCCTCAACGCTCTCCTAAAAGCTTCCTTCATAGAAAAGAGGGCCGAAGGGAGAAACGTGAGCTACCGTATAGCCGACCCCGTGCTGGAGTTCGCCCTCAGACGCTGAATTCATCTTAACGTCTCGGCCTTTGAAGTCCTTCGAAGTCATTCAAGTCCCATACCTGCCAGCCCTCTCTCATCAGCCCTACCTTTCCCTCAACCCTCTTCGCCACAAGCCCGTAGTCCTTCTCCCAGCCTTCTAAACCAACAAGCTCGCCCTTCCTCTCCAAATCTTTCAAAATTCCCCTCGCTTCCCCCTCGTTCAGGTCTTTCCACTTGACTTCAACGAGTAGGGCCTTTTTCTCCCGCTCGTTCAAGGCAACGAGGTCAATCTCCTCGTTCTTGTGCCACCAGCGGCCGATTCTCGTAAAGCTGGAGGGCAGTTCACCAGCCCTGTTCAGCTCGATTAAAAACTGCCTCGCTATCTCTTCAAAAGCCTTCCCAACGTAGGTGTTGAAGGCCTCCCAGTCCATCTCAAACGTGCCAATCTCTATCCTCCCTTTGTTGGGCTTCACGAAGCGGAACCAGAAGTTGAAGAAGTTGTCGTTCAGGTAATAGCGCGCCTTTTTGCTCCTCTCGTTCTCCGTTATGGGAACCTCGCGCCTCACGAGCTCCAGGGAAATCAGGGTTCTCAAATATTTGGGCATGTCCTTGGCCTCTATTCCCGCAAAGTCGGCAATCTCGCTGACTCTGTGCCTTCCGTTGGCGAGGGCCTCAAGGATCAGATAGTAGCGGTGAACGTCTCCGAGTTCTTCTCTCAAAATGAACTCAGGCTCCTCGTAGAGTATTGAGGTGGGCGAGAAGGCCACCCTCAAAAGCTCCTCCTCGAAGTCCCTCCCCTCAAAGAGCCTGAAGTACATTGGGACTCCGCCTGTGACCGAGTATATCCTCACTACGGTCTCAATGGGAGCGTTTTTAAAGTACTCGCGAACATGGAAGAATTTCAGAGGCTTAAGCTTGAGCTGCGCCGTTCTTCTGCCGTAGAGGGGGTTGTTGTAACCCATCAGGCTCTCCATCAGACCAACGAGGGAACTGGTAAGTATGAGGAAAAATCTATCATCTAGGATTTCATCAACGACGTGCTGGAAAACGGCCGGCGTGTTTTTATCGGATAGCATGAGGTAGGAGAACTCGTCAATCACCACGACGAGCCTTTCCGGGGTCTTGAGCTTTATCAGCTCGAAGGCCTTCCTGAAGTCGTCCACTTCCACCGCGGGCAGGCCGAGTTTTTCCGCACTCTCCCGGTAGAACCTCCTTGCGTTGGCCTTCAGACCGTCCCTATCGGCGAGAAAATAGATGGCGGGCTTGTCCCCAATGAACTTCTTCACAAGCTCCGTCTTCCCTACCCTCCTGCGCCCGTAGAGAATGAGAACTTCCTTCTTCCCGGAGCGGTACAGTTCCTCGAGTAGTGCCAGTTCATCTTTTCGGTTCACAAACATTATCTTCACCATGATAATCTTTGTTGGGATAATAATTTAAACCTTCCGGCGTCAGCTCACGAAAGCTAACCCGTCCCACAGCACCATTATTTTCGTTGCATCTTGAAGGTTGTCCTCTAGGAGGGATTTACCTTCTCGGTATGACACCTATGGAGGAAATTTTAAGATAGCTTTCGAGAAGCTTTAAACTCTCAGAGTTTCTTTATCTCATCCGCTCTGTGGAACTCTCCCCGCTTTATAATCTCTGCGGTAAAGGCAACGAGGTCAATCTCTTCGTCCCCCCTTCACCATCTTCCAATCCTCGTGAACCTGAAGGGCAGTTCGCCCTGTTCATGAATTGTTCATGCATGATTATGATAATATCTAGATTGAACTATCGGCCTTTCCTCTGCACTTCTCCCTATATTCAGCGGCTCATCTCCAACTATCGAGGTGCTAGTTGCCCCTCAAACACACCATACTCCCCTGAGGCACTCCAAGCTCCCTCGCTATCGGCCGACACTTGGCCTTGAGCAGGTAGAAGACGCGATTATCTTTAACCTCGCTCAGCGTCTCGAAGTTGCCCTGCCCCTTGGCGATTATCACGTCGGCTTTCTCAAAGACCTCCCTGAACTCATCGGAAACCCTGTCGAGCGGAACTCCGACAATTCTCGTGCCGGTTGAGACTATCTCGGCAAGCTCCTCAAAGCCCGCCTTCCTCAAATCTTCAACCGTTGCGTCGTTGATTATTGGCCCTTCTTTTCCAGCAACGTAGATTTCCAGATGAGGAAATGCCTCCTTTAGCTTCTTCACAAAGAGCCTGTCGAAGTAGATTTCCCCGCAGTTGTCCGTGAGGTAGAGGAGTGTCTTGGCCTTCTCAAGTCTCTCAAAGAGCTCATCGGAGTGGTCAACGTAGAGCTCTTCCTTGAGCATCGCCTTCACATCTTCCTCGATACTCTCCGGAGAGTAGCCGACGGCGAAGTCTATGACGTTGCCGATTATGGCGAGCTTTAATGCGGTCTTAAGGTCTATTTCTTCCCCCTCAAGGTCTGAGACGATCTTCTCCGCCAGCCTGTTCGAGAGCTCTTTGTACTCTTTAAACGGATCGTCGTTGCCTATGACCCTGTAAACGCCAAGGAAAACCTCACTCCCAAAAACAGCAGGGATAGAGTCTTCATTTATTCCAGCCATGAGCTTTGCCGCCTCGATGACGCCTCTTTTTCTAAGTTCCAAGTCGTTCGTTCCCATCTCGACGATCTTCTGGCACTGGTTCGCGGCGCAGGCGAAGCACTCGTAGTGGATTTTCATTTTCACCACCGGGGGAGGAAATGTTTTCGGCCTTTTAACTCCATCGAACTTTGTTAACGAATTGGGATCCACAATTATGGAAAACTCCTGTGGGTGTCTTTTCCAACATTCCCCTGAGAAGGATATCAAAAAGTGCAAAATGACAGGAGTTCAGCCCCCGTAAAAGGCCTTCAGGTAGAGTTCCCTTATCTCCTCTGGTTTCGCCTCCACCGGGTTGAAGGCCATCAAGCCGTCGCGGTATGCCTTCTCGGCCATCTCCTCTACCTTTGAGACGAAGGTCTCCTCGTCCACAAGCTCGCTCAGCTTTGGGACTCCGAGTTTCTCGTTGAGCTCCCGGACGGCGTTTATCAGCTCCTGAGCATCCTTCAGGCCGAGCTCCCTCGCTATCTCTTCATAGCGTTTCCTCGCGTACTCACTCCTGCTCGCGTTAAACTCCATCACATAGGGGATGAATATTGCGTTGAGAAGGCCGTGAGGACCTATCCATGCCGCTTTGTGGCTCATGGCATGAGCCAGCCCGAGGCGCGCGTTCAGGAAGGCTATTCCTGCCATCGTTGAGGCGTAGTGAATCTTAGCCCTCGCCTCAGGATCACCTTCGACCGACTTTGGAAGCCACTCGAAGACCGTTTTTATCGCCCTCATTGCCATCGCATCACTGAAGGGATTCGCTACTTTCGTCGTGTAGGCCTCTATTCCGTGAACGAGGACATCAAGGCCGGAGTTCCTGGCGACTTCCCTCGGCATCGTTCTCGGAAGTCTGGGGTCGAGGATGGCCACTTCCGGCGCTATCTCCGGGCTGACGATGTTGTACTTGATTCCCTCCTTCTTAAGGACTGAAGCCGCCGAAACTTCGCTCCCGGCACCGCTTGTTGAGGGTATGGCTATGATGGGGGTCTTCAACTTGGGAAGTGGCTTGGGCCTTGAGAAGCGGTCGAGGAAGGCTATCTCCTCAAAGCTGAGCTCTGGAGCGTCGTAGAAGACCTTCAAAGCCTTGGTTGTGTCGATAACGCTACCCCCTCCGAGGGCGACCATCAAATCCGGCTGGAACTCCTCCCTGACCTTTGGCAGGAGCTCCTCTATCGTTTCGACGCTCGGCTCGGCGGGGACTCCGGGAATCGAGAAGACTTCCGCGCCAGCTTCCCTCCCGTAGTCCTCAGCCTCGCTCAGGAAGCCGTGCCTTTCCATTGACTTGGAGGCGAGTATGAGAACGCGTTCGTAGCCCCTGACTTCCTCGGAGAGGGCCTTCAAGCTCCCTTCACCTTCGATAATCCGGGTTTTCAGCCAGAACATGGGCACCACCGGGTATGGTTGGGTGAAGGGACTTTTAACGTTCTCGGGATAATAAAAAGAATGAGGTTACTCCAGGCTCTTGAACAGCCTCTTCAAATTCCTCTCGAACGGAGGCCACACAACTCCCCGGTCGGTGATTATTCCAGTAAGATACTTGTGCGGCGTAACGTCGAAGGCTGGATTGTAGACGTCCACATCGGGAGCGATCTTGCAGCCGCCGCAGGTGAGGACTTCCTCTGGCTTGCGTTCCTCTATGGGTATTTCCTTCCCACTCTTGAGGCTCATGTCTATTGTCGAGAGCGGTGCAACCGTGAAGAAGGGTATCCCGTGCTCCCTCGCGAGCACCGCCAAAGTGTAAGTCCCTATCTTGTTGGCGAAGTCGCCGTTCGCTACAATCCTGTCGGCACCGACTATTATTGCATCGACCTTGCCCTGCTGCATGACAAAGCCGGCCATGTTGTCGGTTATCAGCTTGAGGGGGATTCCATCGTAGTGGTATTCCCACGCGGAAAGCCTCGCACCCTGGAGGAGGGGCCTCGTCTCGTCCACCCAGAGAAGCCTAAGCGTTCCATCGCGGTGCATAACCCTCAACACGGCACCAACAGTGCCAAGCTGGACGGTCGCCAAGCTACCCGCGTTGCAGTGGGTTAAAACATTTCCCTCGGGCAGAACTTCAGCACCGTAATGGCCCATCCTGAGGTTCGCCTCAACGTCCTCGTCTGCAATCTTCTGGGCTTCAGCGACGATAAGCCTCTTTATCTCCTCCAGCGGGCTCTCAAGGTTCTCCTCTACAAGTCTCTTAATCCTGTTGAGCGCCCAGAAAAGGTTCACAGCCGTTGGTCTCGTGTTCCTTAGCCTGTCGTAGGCCGAATAGAACCCTTCCATGAACTCATCTTTCGTTTTGGCTTTGGTTGTGTCCGCGTAGAGGGCCAGACCGAAGGCAGCAGCCGCTCCGATTGCCGGCGCACCGCGAACCTTCATCGTTATTATCGCTTCTGCGACCTCATCAACGGTCGTCAGCTCTATCGTCTTAAACTCTCCCGGGAGGAGAGTCTGGTCTATCATTACGACTCTCCCGGGCTCATACCCAACGCTTCTCGGTAGCCTCGTCAGTTCCTCAGGTTTATACCTAATCTCCACCGCTATCACCCCAAAGGGTTTAAGGGAGAAACTTAAAGCTCCTTCGGTGGGTGAGATGGCGCTGAGGATATTCGTAACGGGCCCTGCAGGTGTTGGAAAGACCACCCTTGTGGAAAGGGTAGCCAAGGAAGTTGACCGCTGGGGTTACATCGTCGGAGGAATGATAACGCGGGAAGTGCGCAGGGGTGGGAGGCGCGTTGGATTCAGAATCACCGCCCTCGATACCGGCGAAGAGGGGACTCTAGCTAGCATCAGGGGGACTTCTCATCTACCCGGCGTTCCCTTCGGGAAGTACGTCGTCCACGTGGACGAGATAGAGCGGGTCGCGGTTCCTGCCATAAGGCGCGCCTTAATCGAGGCCGATTTAATTGTTATCGACGAGATAGGGCCGATGGAGTACAAGAGCGACGAGTTCATAAAAGCCGTAGGGGAAGTCCTGAAGTCGGGGAAGCCCCTACTGGCGGTCGTGCACAGAAAGTTCGTTGACAGGTTCAGACCCCTCGGGGAAGTCCACACCTTGAGCTTCGAGAACAGGAACAGGGAGTTTGCGATAATTCTTGACGAGGTTATGAAGGAACTAAAAGGAGTCAGAGGTTAAGTGAGTCCTTACAGCTCTCGCAGACCCAGAGTTCTCTCCCCTCGACGTAGACCTTGTAGAGGGGACCGTACTGACCGCAGAGCTCGCAGATGCCGTAAACCTCCGAGTCCTCCTCGACCTTCTCCTCTTCCTCCTCGTTCTTCATCGAGTTGAGTGCCGCCAGAAGGTCGGCAGCGGTCACAAAGCCTATCGGCTTCCCAAGCCTCGTGACGAGAAGCCTCCTGATGCCCTTCTCCATCATCTTATCTATCGCATCCCCGATGTCGTAGTCGTCCTCTATTGTAACGGGGTTCTTCGTCATGACCTCCCTGACCTTCACGGTTCTCGGGTCGCGTCCCCTGGCAACGACCTTGTTGAGGATGTCCCTGTCGGTTATTATGCCGACTATCTCGTCGTCCTCCACCACAACGGCACTTCCAACCTTGTGCCTCGAAAGAATCCTCGCAACACGCTCGATGGTGTCGTCGGGCCTAACGATTATTGCCTTTCTCTTGACGATCTGTCCCACGGTCATCCTTGCCGCCATGCAATCACCCCACGAGTTGGGGTTGGAGGGGACTTTTAAAAACGTTTCCTCAGGATGTGGAAAAGCCCAAGTGTTCCGAGGAAGGTAATACCTGCAATGAGCAGGGGAAGCGCGCTCCAGCCACTACCGGTCGATTGACCACTTTCCCTGAGGGTATTGACAGCAAAACTCCTGACCCTTTCAGTTGTCTTGGTCTGGGAGGGCTTCGTGATGACTGAGGCGAGCCAGTAAGCAACCGCGGAAAGCCCCACTGCAACAACGAGGCTTATCACCCTGAGCCTGTCGAGAACCAGAGAGGGGCCCTTCTTCTTGATGACCTTGCCGGGGACGAGGAGAATCGGCCTCTCGGAGGCCCGGTAAAGCCTGACCTCCTGGAGCCTCTTTCCGTATTTCTTCCCGGCAACCTCAACGAGACCAACGCGGGCCATCTTCTCCACGTGGTATGAGACCGTCGAAATCGGCATGTTGAGTTCTCTGGCTATCTCGCTTATCGAGAGCTCCCTCTCCTGCAGGAGCCGGAGAATTGCTATCGCCTTGTCGTTCATCAGTATCTGGGCAAGCTCCTTGGCCCTCTCGTCGTCAACCTCGATGGTCTCATACTCCAAGAACCCCACCGAGAAAAGTACCCGGGAGGGCTATTAAAACTTTCCAAAACTACAAGCGGAACTGAAGCCGAAGGAAAAGGAAAGGGACTAAATTCAAGGCTTCTCAAGGATGATCTCGATGGTCGAGGTGTTGGCGGTCCTGCCGTCGGCAGTCGGGAGCTCCTCGGTACCGATCCTGATCTCCTTGACCCTGACCTCTGGGAGGAACCTGTTCCTGACGATCTCGGCGACGTCAACGGCCCTGCTGATAGCCCTACCACGAGCCTTGATGCTAACCTCCTTGGCACCCTCGTTGAACTGGGTGATAACGGCCAGGACGTAGTTCATAACCGGCTTCTTTCCAATGTAGACGACGTGCTCCTCAGCCATTTCTGGCACCTCCGGAAGTTTGTCGTTAGGCTATCGAGGGAGTAAAGTTAAATACTTTTCGGTTCTCAGTTCAGGCAACTCCTCCCTTAGGTTTGAAACCCTCAAAGCTTCTCCCAACGCCCACCTTAATTGCCACAAAAAAGGCAAGAAAACATTTTTAATTGGCCTGAATTAACGTTTTTCTGGTGATTAAGGTGGCCGTTCACCCCATCGATTACCGCTACGGGAGCGAGGAGATGAGGAGAATCTGGGATGAGGAAAACAAGCTCCAGAAGCTTCTCGACGTCGAGGCGGCTTTAGCGAGGGCCCACGCAAAGCTCGGCAACATCCCGGAGGAGAGCGCCCGCGTTATTTCCGAGAGGGCCAACACGGAGTGGGTTAAACTCGACCGCGTCAAGGAGATAGAGGCCGAGATACACCACGATATAATGGCCGTTGTCAAAGCTTTAAGCGAGGTCTGCGGAGAGCACGGGAAGTACGTCCACCTCGGCGCTACCTCGAACGATATAATCGACACCGCCAACGCGCTCCTCATAAAGGAGAGCCTCGAAATAGTTGGGAAAGACCTCAAAAAACTCCGCTCCGTTCTGAAGGATCTCGCTAAAAGGCACAAATACACGGTCTGCATC is a window of Thermococcus sp. DNA encoding:
- the albA gene encoding DNA-binding protein Alba, whose protein sequence is MAEEHVVYIGKKPVMNYVLAVITQFNEGAKEVSIKARGRAISRAVDVAEIVRNRFLPEVRVKEIRIGTEELPTADGRTANTSTIEIILEKP
- a CDS encoding CBS domain-containing protein, producing the protein MAARMTVGQIVKRKAIIVRPDDTIERVARILSRHKVGSAVVVEDDEIVGIITDRDILNKVVARGRDPRTVKVREVMTKNPVTIEDDYDIGDAIDKMMEKGIRRLLVTRLGKPIGFVTAADLLAALNSMKNEEEEEKVEEDSEVYGICELCGQYGPLYKVYVEGRELWVCESCKDSLNL
- a CDS encoding winged helix-turn-helix domain-containing protein, which encodes MGFLEYETIEVDDERAKELAQILMNDKAIAILRLLQERELSISEIARELNMPISTVSYHVEKMARVGLVEVAGKKYGKRLQEVRLYRASERPILLVPGKVIKKKGPSLVLDRLRVISLVVAVGLSAVAYWLASVITKPSQTKTTERVRSFAVNTLRESGQSTGSGWSALPLLIAGITFLGTLGLFHILRKRF